In the genome of Chryseobacterium arthrosphaerae, one region contains:
- the bioD gene encoding dethiobiotin synthase, with product MKLFITGIGTEVGKTICSAVLVQYFKAEYWKPVQSGDLHDTDRHKIEAWTDHPVCYPETYRLQLAASPHQSARAENLHIDLDRFQLPDTDQPLIVEGAGGLMVPLSDNRFIIDLIEVLNLPAALVIRNYLGCINHSLLSIMALQQRNIKLDYLILNGEFPEDTERVICSFIEKGTEIIRIPEIETPDREHIRAAAKQLTITKL from the coding sequence ATGAAATTATTTATCACAGGAATAGGAACCGAAGTTGGAAAGACTATATGCTCTGCTGTTCTGGTTCAATATTTTAAAGCAGAATACTGGAAGCCTGTACAATCCGGAGACCTGCATGATACAGACCGTCATAAAATTGAAGCATGGACTGATCATCCGGTCTGTTATCCGGAAACCTACCGACTGCAGTTAGCTGCTTCTCCCCATCAGTCTGCACGGGCAGAAAACCTCCATATCGATCTTGACCGTTTTCAATTACCGGATACAGATCAACCTCTGATCGTAGAAGGAGCAGGAGGATTGATGGTTCCTCTTTCCGACAACAGGTTTATCATCGATCTGATAGAAGTATTGAATCTTCCGGCAGCACTTGTGATCAGAAACTACCTGGGATGCATCAATCACAGTCTGTTGTCAATCATGGCACTGCAGCAGAGAAATATAAAACTCGATTATTTGATTCTGAATGGAGAATTTCCCGAAGATACGGAAAGGGTCATCTGCAGCTTCATTGAAAAAGGAACAGAAATAATCAGGATTCCGGAGATTGAAACTCCTGACAGAGAACATATAAGAGCTGCCGCAAAGCAGCTGACAATAACAAAATTATGA
- the bioB gene encoding biotin synthase BioB produces MDKKTTIRNNWTKEEIEEIYHLPLMELIYKAATVHREWHDPSEVQISTLLSIKTGGCPEDCSYCGQAARYHTNIKVQALLPTETVIAHAQKAKDSGSSRFCMAAAWREVRNNRDFDRVIDMVKGVNELGLEVCCTLGMLTEEQAIRLQEAGLYAYNHNLDTSEQYYEEIISTRTFDNRINTINNVRKAGITVCSGGIIGLGETHRDRISMLLTLATMPKHPESVPINALARVEGTPLADNEKVDTWEMVRMIATARIVMPSSMVRLSAGRIEMDETEQAWCFMAGANSIFTGERETLLVTPNPGVSEDMQMLQTLGLKPMMKKETCC; encoded by the coding sequence ATGGATAAGAAAACAACAATCAGAAACAACTGGACCAAAGAAGAAATTGAGGAAATCTATCATTTACCCCTGATGGAACTCATCTATAAAGCAGCCACCGTACACAGGGAATGGCATGATCCTTCAGAAGTACAGATCTCCACATTGTTATCAATAAAAACAGGGGGCTGTCCGGAAGACTGTTCCTATTGCGGACAGGCTGCCCGCTATCATACCAACATCAAAGTACAGGCCTTATTACCTACTGAAACGGTGATTGCCCATGCCCAAAAAGCAAAAGATTCCGGGTCATCGAGATTCTGTATGGCTGCGGCATGGCGTGAAGTGCGTAATAACCGTGATTTCGACAGGGTAATTGATATGGTAAAAGGAGTGAATGAGCTGGGACTGGAAGTATGCTGCACTTTGGGAATGCTGACGGAAGAACAGGCGATCAGACTTCAGGAAGCCGGACTGTATGCCTACAACCACAATCTGGATACTTCTGAGCAGTATTATGAGGAGATTATTTCCACAAGAACCTTTGATAACAGGATCAATACGATCAATAATGTCCGGAAAGCAGGGATCACAGTATGTTCCGGAGGAATCATAGGCCTGGGAGAAACCCACAGGGACAGGATTTCAATGCTGCTGACTCTGGCTACGATGCCTAAACATCCGGAATCTGTACCTATCAATGCGCTGGCTAGGGTAGAAGGAACTCCGTTAGCGGATAATGAAAAGGTAGATACCTGGGAAATGGTAAGGATGATTGCTACGGCAAGAATCGTCATGCCGTCTTCGATGGTAAGACTCAGTGCCGGACGTATAGAAATGGATGAAACAGAACAGGCATGGTGCTTTATGGCAGGTGCCAATTCAATTTTTACCGGAGAAAGGGAAACCTTACTGGTTACTCCCAATCCCGGAGTGTCTGAAGATATGCAGATGCTGCAGACCCTTGGGCTAAAACCGATGATGAAAAAAGAAACATGCTGTTAG
- the bioA gene encoding adenosylmethionine--8-amino-7-oxononanoate transaminase, producing MNTIINKISLQKRDKAVNWHPYTQMKTANNTIPIVKGKGIYLYDEEGKKYMDVVSSWWVTLHGHAHPYIAQRVFEQLNTLEQVIFAGFTHEPAVELSERLLKLLPSDQEKVFYSDNGSTAVEVALKMCIQYAHNQGKKKTKILAFKNAYHGDTFGAMSVSGKSYWTQPFESMLFEVIFIDTPNPENLKQLQTQITALADEVACFIYEPLVQGAAGMLMYRAEDLNSLMKICRKQGILMIQDEVFTGFGRTGKFFAANHLTEQPDIMCFSKGLTGGTMPMGITTCSNGIYSAFLSDDHHKTLFHGHSFTANPLACAAALASMELLLQKDTQMNINRITQQNSVFVKTLSGHPQVENARHIGTILAFDFKTVQGTSYFNEIGKKLYNEFLQRGIIMRPLGNVLYLVPPYCISAEELDFVYQNIMEVLDQFK from the coding sequence ATGAATACAATAATAAACAAAATCAGCCTGCAGAAAAGAGACAAAGCGGTCAACTGGCATCCTTATACTCAGATGAAGACGGCCAATAATACCATTCCCATTGTAAAAGGAAAGGGAATTTATCTCTACGATGAAGAAGGAAAAAAATATATGGATGTAGTTTCTTCATGGTGGGTTACACTGCACGGCCATGCCCATCCGTATATTGCCCAGCGTGTTTTTGAGCAATTGAATACACTGGAACAGGTTATCTTTGCAGGTTTCACTCATGAACCCGCTGTAGAGCTTTCAGAAAGGCTTTTAAAGCTGTTGCCGTCCGATCAGGAAAAAGTATTCTATTCTGATAATGGTTCTACAGCAGTGGAAGTCGCATTGAAGATGTGCATTCAGTATGCTCATAACCAAGGGAAAAAGAAAACAAAAATCCTCGCTTTTAAAAATGCTTATCACGGAGATACTTTCGGAGCCATGTCTGTGAGCGGGAAAAGCTATTGGACCCAGCCTTTTGAAAGCATGCTGTTTGAAGTGATCTTTATAGACACTCCCAATCCGGAAAACCTGAAGCAGTTACAGACTCAGATTACGGCACTGGCTGATGAAGTGGCTTGCTTTATCTATGAGCCTTTAGTTCAGGGGGCAGCTGGAATGCTGATGTACAGGGCAGAGGACCTTAACAGTCTGATGAAAATATGCAGGAAACAGGGGATCCTTATGATTCAGGATGAAGTTTTTACAGGTTTTGGAAGAACAGGGAAGTTTTTTGCAGCCAATCATCTTACTGAACAGCCGGATATTATGTGCTTTTCAAAAGGATTAACCGGCGGAACCATGCCCATGGGAATTACCACATGCTCCAACGGTATTTATAGTGCATTCCTTTCTGATGATCATCATAAAACCCTTTTTCACGGACATTCTTTTACAGCAAATCCGTTAGCCTGTGCTGCTGCTTTAGCCAGTATGGAATTATTACTACAAAAAGACACTCAAATGAATATCAACCGTATCACTCAACAGAATTCAGTGTTTGTAAAAACGCTTTCCGGTCATCCTCAGGTGGAAAATGCCCGCCATATCGGAACTATTTTAGCTTTTGATTTTAAAACAGTGCAGGGAACTTCTTATTTTAATGAAATAGGAAAAAAGCTCTACAATGAATTTTTACAGAGAGGAATTATCATGCGTCCCCTTGGAAACGTTCTGTATCTGGTACCTCCTTACTGCATTTCGGCTGAGGAGCTGGACTTTGTGTATCAGAATATTATGGAAGTCCTGGATCAGTTTAAATAA
- a CDS encoding winged helix-turn-helix transcriptional regulator, producing MNFEEFKNCGLRRSLNILSGKWKPLILHNLFEVEQVRFVELWRNMPRVSKKVLAEQLKQLEDDLIIDRIEVYNFPPEVYYRLTEKGQKLGPILSELHSWGNELG from the coding sequence ATGAATTTTGAAGAATTTAAGAACTGCGGATTAAGACGAAGCCTGAATATCCTTTCTGGTAAATGGAAACCTTTGATCCTTCATAATCTTTTTGAAGTGGAACAGGTGCGTTTTGTAGAGCTTTGGCGGAATATGCCGCGTGTTTCTAAGAAAGTACTGGCAGAGCAGCTGAAGCAGCTGGAAGATGATCTTATTATTGACCGGATTGAAGTTTATAATTTTCCTCCGGAAGTATATTACAGGTTAACGGAAAAAGGACAAAAACTGGGGCCTATTCTCTCTGAACTTCACTCATGGGGAAATGAATTGGGATAA
- a CDS encoding MBL fold metallo-hydrolase — protein sequence MKLQLWRNATLVLNIDELSILVDPMLGEKGSVGKIPMTESELLNPLVDLPFSREELHQKLKGIDAVAVTHLHPDHWDADAVELLDKNIPVICSDVIADHLAGQGFTNIVTVNDRLQWNNIEISTTKGRHGTGEIGEKMGIVNGFVFKKENKSVYIAGDTIWYDEIALEIDKHQPQHIIVAGGAATFDVGDPIIMTGNDIIKVCKYAPESTVWVTHLEAVSHCREDREYTRKKISENGLENRCFILEDGEEVELHL from the coding sequence ATGAAATTACAATTATGGCGTAATGCCACATTGGTGCTGAATATTGATGAACTTTCCATTCTTGTGGATCCAATGCTTGGAGAAAAAGGGTCTGTGGGAAAAATACCTATGACAGAAAGTGAATTACTGAACCCCCTTGTAGATCTGCCTTTCAGCAGGGAAGAATTGCATCAAAAATTAAAAGGGATTGATGCTGTTGCTGTAACCCACCTTCATCCTGACCATTGGGATGCTGATGCTGTTGAACTTTTAGACAAAAATATTCCAGTCATCTGTTCCGATGTTATTGCAGATCACTTGGCGGGACAGGGGTTTACAAATATAGTGACCGTAAATGACCGGCTGCAATGGAACAACATTGAAATATCAACTACCAAAGGCCGCCACGGAACCGGAGAAATCGGAGAGAAAATGGGAATCGTCAACGGATTCGTTTTTAAAAAAGAAAATAAATCCGTTTATATTGCAGGAGACACTATCTGGTATGATGAAATTGCCCTTGAAATAGATAAGCATCAGCCACAGCACATCATTGTAGCCGGAGGGGCTGCTACTTTTGATGTAGGAGATCCTATTATTATGACGGGTAATGATATTATAAAAGTCTGTAAATATGCTCCGGAATCCACTGTTTGGGTAACCCATTTGGAAGCAGTAAGCCACTGCAGAGAAGACCGGGAGTATACCAGAAAAAAGATCAGTGAAAATGGACTTGAGAACAGATGCTTCATCCTGGAAGACGGAGAAGAAGTGGAACTTCATTTGTAA
- a CDS encoding CynX/NimT family MFS transporter, translating to MMKNEVKRNASYALLVINILVVILISSNLRSPIVAVSPVLGEVRDALGLDNFQVSLLTSIPLFMFAACSVLVSRFSNTLGISKLLMYSVIILSFGLFLRITGSLWLLFLGSLFIGLGICIGNVVTPGYVKNNFPKQIGLMTGIFAVSMNLTAALASGFSVKIGEWTGLGWRGSLGIWLVIAALGLLVLILELIFNKKNPEQPKTALSTSDFNMFKSSQAWNISAFMGLQSLFYYCMVAWLPSFLADYHMQGESSGWVLFVIQITMIPITFCCPIIASKMKDQRIMILFICALMFASTMMFVFLKSQWIYVNAVVIGISNGLSFSLSILFFSARTKSSINAVKISGMAQSVGYLIAAFGPPLFGKLHDWDVSWNSSFYLLSFAVLLMLYFGMKAARNKYVED from the coding sequence ATGATGAAGAATGAAGTAAAAAGAAACGCATCGTATGCTTTACTGGTCATTAATATCCTGGTGGTGATTCTGATCTCCAGCAACCTTCGCTCCCCTATTGTTGCCGTATCTCCGGTGTTGGGAGAAGTAAGGGATGCCTTGGGACTGGATAATTTTCAGGTCAGCCTGCTTACGTCTATTCCTCTTTTTATGTTTGCAGCCTGTTCTGTCCTGGTAAGCAGATTTTCGAATACGCTGGGGATCAGTAAACTTCTGATGTATTCCGTTATTATTTTAAGTTTCGGATTATTCCTTCGTATTACAGGATCTCTTTGGCTATTATTCCTGGGCTCCCTGTTTATTGGTTTGGGTATATGCATCGGAAATGTGGTGACTCCGGGATATGTTAAAAATAATTTTCCCAAACAGATAGGCCTGATGACCGGTATTTTTGCTGTATCGATGAATCTTACCGCAGCACTGGCTTCCGGTTTCAGTGTAAAAATTGGTGAATGGACAGGATTGGGATGGCGTGGCTCCCTGGGAATCTGGCTGGTGATTGCAGCTTTGGGACTACTGGTTTTGATCCTCGAACTTATATTCAATAAAAAGAATCCGGAACAGCCTAAAACTGCATTAAGCACTTCGGATTTTAATATGTTCAAATCTTCTCAGGCCTGGAATATCAGTGCTTTCATGGGCTTGCAGTCGTTATTTTATTACTGTATGGTGGCCTGGCTGCCTTCATTTCTTGCTGATTATCATATGCAGGGGGAAAGTTCAGGATGGGTGCTTTTTGTGATCCAGATTACGATGATCCCTATTACGTTTTGCTGCCCGATCATCGCCAGTAAAATGAAAGACCAGCGCATTATGATTCTTTTTATCTGTGCTTTGATGTTTGCAAGCACGATGATGTTTGTATTCCTGAAATCCCAGTGGATCTATGTGAATGCAGTGGTTATAGGAATTTCTAACGGTTTGTCTTTCAGCTTATCTATCCTGTTCTTTTCTGCCCGGACCAAAAGCAGCATCAATGCGGTAAAAATTTCCGGAATGGCGCAGTCTGTAGGGTATCTGATTGCAGCATTCGGACCTCCGCTGTTTGGGAAGCTGCATGACTGGGATGTGTCCTGGAACAGCTCATTCTATTTATTAAGTTTTGCAGTACTGCTGATGCTGTATTTCGGAATGAAGGCTGCGAGAAATAAGTATGTAGAAGATTAG
- a CDS encoding helix-turn-helix domain-containing protein, translating to MNANNSIEVDELKKPYFVWFEENWMHDDILHKHKKGQLVYVESGFQYITIEERIYLLPQNHAVWIPPGAIHKTNSHSEKIKLMIMFADMAGKGDFYQEVNVFSVPPVLKEMIRYAEKWSKYLAEDHDEMIFLQALFNELPHFVEHALRLHICLPGDKRLTGVIEYLHHHYHEDIKIEELSDIALLSLRSLERIFKKETGLTLVKYQQMLRMIKSLELLSSGNYTISETAYEVGYKSVQAYTRSFQSVMQFRPTDFIKNIRQ from the coding sequence ATGAACGCCAACAACAGTATTGAAGTAGATGAACTGAAGAAACCCTATTTTGTATGGTTTGAAGAAAACTGGATGCATGATGACATACTCCATAAGCACAAAAAAGGACAATTGGTGTATGTAGAAAGCGGTTTCCAGTATATCACCATTGAAGAACGGATCTATCTTCTGCCACAAAACCATGCCGTCTGGATTCCGCCTGGTGCTATTCATAAGACCAATTCACATTCCGAAAAGATCAAGCTGATGATTATGTTTGCCGACATGGCTGGAAAAGGGGATTTTTATCAGGAAGTAAATGTGTTTTCAGTGCCTCCGGTACTGAAAGAAATGATCAGATATGCCGAAAAGTGGTCAAAATATCTCGCTGAAGATCATGATGAGATGATATTTCTGCAGGCTCTTTTTAATGAACTTCCCCATTTTGTGGAACACGCTCTGAGACTTCATATCTGCCTTCCTGGAGACAAACGCTTAACCGGGGTAATTGAATATCTTCATCATCACTACCATGAGGACATTAAAATAGAAGAACTGAGTGATATAGCCTTATTGTCTTTACGTTCACTGGAACGGATCTTCAAGAAAGAAACGGGGCTTACTTTAGTTAAATACCAGCAAATGCTCCGTATGATCAAAAGCCTGGAATTGCTGAGCTCGGGAAATTATACAATTTCAGAAACCGCATATGAAGTGGGGTATAAGAGCGTACAGGCATACACCCGGAGCTTTCAGTCGGTAATGCAGTTCAGACCTACTGATTTTATTAAAAATATCCGGCAATAA
- a CDS encoding Na+/H+ antiporter, translating to MVELEKIIWISIILIIIISVKDKIKLALPLLLVIAGLILSLTQLVPSVDMSPEMIFYVVLPPILFDAAWNTSIPDFKKEIRKISVLAIGLVFLTTTIIACIVHAIIPGFSWPVAFVMGAVIAPPDAVAATSITKTLPLPRKLTTILEGESLLNDASALIAYKCAVVAITSGVFSFWEAGFQFISSSLGGIIIGLVMGFAFLKLHRYFNGSSSTETFAVTLLPFAAYSLAEHLDCSGVLAVVILGMVLSWNSISLFRTESRMQMSHFWDVAVFVLNGLVFLILGMQLPGIISNIPETDLPVLICYGLLLFVILVAVRLCVLALFPLFSNKTAEKKQTFLTSSKKEYIILSWSGMRGVVSLAAALALPFRDDQGIVIAQRDTVLFISFVVIIFTLLIQGLTLPRLISMIKPSVSDKAEEKELNLLLFKKSLSFLNDYETDNERDEIALKTMVKKLEKEEIRLKNNDNNLQFSDHTAWKKAYFELELGLANCQRQVLIESYHQGAFSLENIRKKETELDFWTTTIQHEIESSGRYSE from the coding sequence ATGGTAGAACTTGAAAAAATCATCTGGATATCTATTATTCTGATCATCATTATCTCTGTAAAAGATAAAATAAAACTGGCCCTTCCTCTCTTACTCGTGATCGCAGGACTTATTCTGAGTCTTACCCAACTGGTACCTTCTGTTGACATGAGCCCTGAAATGATTTTTTATGTGGTACTGCCTCCCATATTATTCGATGCAGCCTGGAACACTTCCATTCCGGATTTCAAAAAGGAGATCCGGAAAATTTCAGTTCTGGCCATAGGACTTGTTTTTCTCACTACAACCATTATTGCCTGCATTGTACATGCCATTATTCCCGGATTCAGCTGGCCTGTTGCATTTGTTATGGGAGCTGTTATTGCTCCTCCCGATGCTGTAGCAGCAACAAGCATTACAAAAACTCTTCCGCTTCCCCGGAAGCTGACAACGATCCTGGAAGGGGAGAGCCTGCTGAACGATGCTTCCGCTCTGATTGCCTATAAATGTGCTGTAGTAGCCATTACCAGCGGGGTGTTTTCCTTTTGGGAGGCAGGATTTCAATTTATCAGCAGCAGCCTTGGGGGAATCATCATTGGCCTTGTTATGGGTTTTGCATTTTTAAAACTGCACAGGTACTTCAACGGCAGCAGCAGTACTGAGACTTTCGCCGTTACTCTGCTTCCTTTCGCTGCTTATAGTCTGGCAGAGCACCTGGATTGTTCCGGAGTACTGGCAGTTGTTATTCTGGGTATGGTTCTTTCATGGAATTCCATTTCATTATTCAGAACCGAGAGCAGAATGCAGATGAGCCATTTCTGGGACGTAGCTGTTTTTGTTCTGAATGGTCTTGTGTTTCTTATTCTTGGAATGCAGCTGCCCGGCATTATTTCAAACATACCGGAAACCGATTTGCCTGTGCTTATTTGCTATGGACTTTTGTTATTCGTTATCCTGGTAGCTGTACGGCTTTGCGTTCTTGCTTTATTTCCTCTGTTTTCCAATAAAACAGCAGAGAAAAAACAAACATTTCTGACTTCTTCAAAAAAGGAATATATCATTCTGTCATGGTCCGGAATGAGAGGAGTCGTTTCACTGGCTGCCGCACTTGCTTTACCGTTCCGGGATGATCAGGGAATTGTTATAGCTCAGAGGGACACGGTTTTATTCATATCATTTGTCGTAATTATTTTCACTTTACTTATCCAGGGATTAACGCTGCCAAGACTTATCAGCATGATAAAACCTTCGGTATCAGATAAGGCAGAAGAAAAAGAACTGAATCTGCTTCTCTTTAAAAAATCACTGTCTTTCCTGAATGATTATGAAACCGATAATGAAAGAGACGAAATTGCCCTGAAAACAATGGTTAAAAAACTTGAAAAAGAAGAAATCCGGTTAAAAAACAATGACAATAATCTCCAATTCTCAGATCATACAGCATGGAAGAAGGCTTATTTTGAACTGGAACTGGGCCTTGCGAACTGCCAAAGACAGGTCCTGATAGAATCTTACCATCAGGGAGCATTTTCTCTTGAAAACATCCGGAAAAAAGAAACAGAGCTGGACTTCTGGACGACGACGATTCAGCATGAAATAGAATCTTCCGGCCGGTATTCTGAATAG
- a CDS encoding MFS transporter, which produces MNLTLEKGQTLNFYKATTPIIIAVFGVYLTIGIALGVLPEFVQKHLGFGSLIVGLVIGLQSLSTLMTRAYSGRITDTRGARKSKMAGVVLAVIAGVAYVLAVLFQADHFWAVAFLLLARIIHGIGESFLVTGALTWGIGLAGPSKSGKVMTWNGIAMYAGIAVGAPLSIWLSKEYGVLPAFVLIILLPLVSWFSTAKLPSIPVDKDHIRTPFYKVIGAISGQGLSLAFSSMAFGCIASFIALFFTEKNWGDASPAFMVFGICYVVTRVLFASFPDRYGGFKIAFISLIIEAAGQILIWTSVSEMAAIIGCGLTGIGFSLVFPALGVLAIQKVKPQMRGTALGAYVAFVDLSLGLAGPIAGLIAGWLDYQSVYLFGGISCALSLLILLFNKK; this is translated from the coding sequence ATGAATCTAACATTAGAAAAAGGGCAGACCCTTAATTTTTATAAGGCAACGACTCCTATCATCATTGCAGTATTCGGGGTATATCTTACCATAGGAATTGCGTTGGGAGTATTGCCGGAATTTGTTCAGAAGCACTTAGGATTTGGCAGTCTTATCGTAGGTCTTGTCATTGGGCTTCAATCTCTGTCAACCCTTATGACCAGAGCCTATTCCGGAAGGATAACAGATACCAGGGGAGCCAGGAAGAGTAAGATGGCCGGGGTTGTATTAGCTGTTATTGCAGGAGTTGCTTATGTTTTGGCCGTATTATTTCAGGCAGATCATTTTTGGGCAGTTGCTTTTTTACTGCTGGCAAGGATCATTCATGGGATTGGCGAAAGTTTTCTTGTTACAGGAGCACTTACCTGGGGAATCGGCCTCGCAGGACCTTCGAAATCAGGTAAAGTAATGACTTGGAACGGAATTGCTATGTATGCGGGAATTGCCGTCGGAGCGCCGCTGAGTATCTGGCTGAGTAAAGAATATGGAGTACTCCCGGCATTTGTCCTTATTATATTACTTCCTCTGGTTAGCTGGTTTTCTACGGCAAAGCTACCATCAATTCCGGTAGATAAAGATCATATCAGGACTCCTTTTTATAAAGTGATCGGCGCTATTTCGGGACAGGGGCTCAGCCTTGCATTCTCTTCTATGGCATTCGGATGTATTGCTTCTTTTATTGCTCTGTTTTTTACAGAAAAAAACTGGGGAGATGCTTCACCCGCATTTATGGTTTTCGGGATTTGTTATGTGGTAACCCGGGTTCTGTTTGCTTCTTTTCCTGATCGGTACGGAGGTTTTAAAATTGCCTTTATCTCTCTGATCATCGAAGCAGCTGGACAGATCCTGATCTGGACTTCAGTTTCTGAAATGGCAGCTATTATCGGGTGCGGACTGACTGGAATAGGATTTTCACTGGTTTTCCCGGCCTTAGGAGTCCTGGCCATACAAAAAGTGAAGCCGCAGATGAGGGGAACTGCTTTGGGTGCCTATGTAGCCTTTGTAGATCTTTCATTAGGTCTTGCCGGTCCTATAGCGGGGCTCATCGCCGGATGGCTTGATTATCAGTCGGTATATCTGTTCGGTGGGATCAGCTGTGCACTTTCTCTTCTTATCTTACTGTTTAATAAAAAATAA
- a CDS encoding siderophore-interacting protein encodes MTTQKIRSVFRMKDKKFLTPHLIRTVFGIDDHQAELLAYVRSGSNNKIFIPHSAEEHDVSVRTYTNRKIDLEARELTVDFVSHGDNGPASAWALQAVPGDTLEIGMKQSARPLVPEADFCLLVGDATALPVICAIAEQLPSYVTAKIILEVHGKEDELIVCSAADISVEWLHNPQPEKGSTLAEQARKTEFPQGILKEYVYIAAEYTTVHELRHYFRTTLQWDPHGIYACSYWRAGQSEDEHSEKG; translated from the coding sequence ATGACAACTCAGAAAATACGTTCTGTTTTCAGAATGAAAGACAAAAAATTTCTTACGCCTCATCTTATCCGTACGGTATTTGGCATTGATGATCACCAGGCTGAGCTATTAGCTTATGTACGGTCCGGTTCCAATAATAAAATATTTATTCCTCACAGTGCTGAAGAACATGATGTATCGGTAAGAACTTACACAAACCGGAAGATCGACCTGGAAGCCAGGGAATTAACGGTGGATTTCGTATCTCATGGAGATAATGGTCCTGCTTCTGCATGGGCATTACAGGCTGTTCCCGGAGATACACTGGAAATAGGAATGAAGCAGAGTGCAAGGCCTCTGGTACCGGAAGCCGACTTCTGTCTTCTCGTAGGAGATGCTACAGCACTACCGGTAATATGTGCCATTGCAGAGCAGCTGCCATCGTACGTAACAGCAAAAATAATACTGGAAGTGCATGGAAAAGAAGATGAACTTATTGTATGTTCCGCTGCTGATATTTCTGTAGAATGGCTTCATAATCCCCAGCCCGAAAAAGGGAGCACCCTGGCAGAACAGGCCCGGAAAACAGAATTTCCTCAGGGAATACTGAAGGAATATGTATACATTGCTGCCGAATATACTACGGTACATGAGCTTCGTCACTATTTCAGAACAACTCTGCAATGGGATCCGCATGGGATCTATGCATGTTCGTACTGGAGAGCAGGCCAGTCGGAAGATGAACATTCTGAAAAGGGGTAA
- a CDS encoding Crp/Fnr family transcriptional regulator yields the protein MEELLISYIKSKISVTEEETETILSYFKPIKLKKNELLLTNGQSSQRTFFVTSGCLRIFFINEEGQDSTRYFAFENQFATALVSFITSEPSEEFIQAVEDSEVYYITHKNFYHLLDIIPQWEKFYRIYLEIAYVTNTKRLMSFLVQDALEKYRQLLDENPIIVRRLSNKMVASYLNISQETLSRLKSRL from the coding sequence ATGGAAGAATTACTGATTTCATATATTAAAAGTAAAATATCGGTAACAGAGGAAGAAACGGAAACCATTCTCTCTTATTTCAAACCGATCAAACTCAAGAAGAACGAGCTGCTTCTGACCAATGGACAATCCAGCCAGAGAACCTTTTTTGTAACGTCAGGATGTCTCCGTATATTCTTCATCAATGAAGAAGGGCAGGATTCCACCAGATATTTTGCTTTTGAAAATCAGTTTGCCACGGCACTTGTAAGCTTTATTACTTCTGAACCGTCTGAAGAATTTATCCAGGCCGTTGAGGATTCGGAAGTGTATTATATCACCCACAAGAACTTTTATCATCTTCTGGATATTATCCCGCAATGGGAAAAGTTTTACAGGATTTATCTTGAGATCGCCTATGTCACCAATACCAAAAGACTGATGTCTTTTCTGGTTCAGGACGCTCTGGAAAAATACCGCCAGCTTTTGGATGAAAATCCTATTATCGTGCGAAGGCTTTCCAACAAAATGGTGGCCTCTTATCTCAATATCTCACAGGAAACGCTGAGCAGGCTGAAATCCAGGCTCTGA